The following DNA comes from Hordeum vulgare subsp. vulgare chromosome 3H, MorexV3_pseudomolecules_assembly, whole genome shotgun sequence.
GGATTGCGACAAGGCGAACCACTCTCACCTTTATTGTTCGTCATTGCCATGGATGTTCTTACTGCCATAATCACCAAGGCGCAACAAGCTGGGGTGATCAGCACGTTGCCTCGATGTTTGCCTCCATGAAGAATGTCGATTTATGAGGACGATGTGGTGTTTTTCATTCGGGCGACTAGTGGAGATCTCAGTTTTGTTAGGGCTGCTCTCAGCTTGTTTGGTGCAGCTTTGGGATTGAACGTGAACTTTATAAAACCTATGGCTATCATGATCAgaagtaatgataatgatcaggCAATTGTTATAGACGCTCTGCGATGGCGTATGGAAAAGTTCTCATGCACTTATCTTGGACTCAAACTGTCTATTTATCAACTCACGAGATCTAAATGGCAACGTGTGCTTGATGTAGCGCTGACTATATTCCCTGGATGGAAATGTGGATTAGTGACAAGGCCAGAGAGGCTAATCCTAGTTAATAATGTGGTCCGAGCTAGACCCATGCATAATCTCATGACCGCGGAGGCGTCCAAATGGGCCGTGAAGCATGTTGACAAAGGATATCGACTTTCTTTTGGGCCGGTTCAGAGGAGACACATGGAGGGCAGTGTCTAGTGGCTTGGCAGAGAGTGTGTCGCCCGAAGAAGATGGGGGGACTTGGGGTCATTGACCTCGGTAAGCAAGGACTTGCACCCAGGTTGCGTTGGGAGTGGCTCAAAAGGACGGACAACTCGAGACCTTGGCAAGGTTTTCCGGTTTCCTCACACAAACAGGTCCAAAAGGCATTCACAAGCTTGCTTCACTTGAAGGTTGGAGCGTGATTAAAGAACAACGCCGCCAAAAGGAAGGAGAAATTCGACGCATGGTGGTCGACGTTGATGACGAAGCAAGACGTCAAGGTCGACCTTCTCAGGACCAACGTCGCCGCGAAGAAGAGAAACATCGAGCTAGCGATCTTGATGGAAGCAGACATATCGACGAAGGACGAGAAGGTGAAGGCATGGTACCTCGTGGAACGCGACCTAATCTTAAACCAAATGCCCGCTCCGACGGCGACCATGGTAGCGACGACGAGGAAAACACGATGACGCCTAGTCCGAGCACAGAAACCATGTCGATGATAAGCCCGACTACGCCGATGACGAGCTCGACCTTGGCCAGTCCCGCGCCAGAGGAGCCGCATTACGTTGAGTCGGCCGTTCGATTCTTTTCTTGTCTACTATCCCTTCCTTTTGATCGCCGAACTATTGAGTGTGTTTGATCGCCGAACTATGACATGCCGATCGTCGACTTATGGCATGATGATTGCCGAACTAGTGGCGTCTTTCTGGGAGCAGTGAAGACAAGTTCGAATTAGTTGACGTCTCGAGGCCAAAACCTGGGAACACGGTTGGAAACTCGTTTGCCCCCAATGCGAAAAAGGCTCCGGCGCAAACACTAAAAGGGATTCACAGGGTGCGCTGGGGGGCCAAACGGCTCGAGTTGCTCTGACGTGGATGAACCGTTGAGACCCTATGTTTGTTAAGAAAAAATAGAGATGAGTTTTTGCACACAGGTCCTTAAGACTTGTGCATTTCTCCGTCCTTTACAAGGCCCCTTCCGGCGTAACGGGCAATTCATCGAACGCCAGTCACCATGGACACGCCTGCCCCTACGCAGCCGGACGcgtcggcgccgccgccgccgccctcaacCGCGGCTGCGGCTCCCCCTGCCGCGCCGTCGACCAATCCCGCGCCTCCCGTTTCCACCGCCGCGCAACCCACCTCCGACCCCACCCCTGCTCCTGCCCCTGTTCCCGCTCCCGCTCCCGCCCCAGCACCAGCGCCCGCCCCCGCCCAAACCCTAGAGCCCCCAACTCCGATCCCCGCCACCGCCCGGCCGCCGGCGCCTCGCATGAGGCCTCCGTACACCCACCTAGCCTCGCCCATCAcgatgtcctcctcctcctctgccgccgcAGCAGGGCCCTCCTCCACGACTTCTGCAATGGCAAGGGGAGGGGTTGCCATCGGGTTGCCTGCGCACCCGCGTGGGGCGCAGACGCCCATGGGCTATACGGGGTTCGTGCCTCCGCCGCCGCTCGCTCACCAGTTCAGCGCCATGCATCGTGGCCCCGACCAGACCCCTCTGCCCACTCCACAGGTCTGCGTCTCATTCTTGAACTCGGTTCTTTATAGTCCTGGTTAATAAGCTCGAAATTCATGGAGTTCTCTTCCAATTGAGGCCAAAACTTAGCTCGTGTAGCATATATTTTTCTTTCAGGGAATCCATTAGTTGTGACTAGCTGCACTTTCTTGATGTTCCTAGTTATAACGAGCTACTAATTTGTTGAACACAACCTCAAGCGTACAATGGATGGTCACTCTCTCAACCATCGCCAACTTTTAGGTCCCTCTGTTTCTCGTCCTATATACACGACACTTTAATTTTCTCTTGAACCCCCAGTTGGTTCCACCTTGCTTTGAATGAGATCTTGGATTTATTGGGTTTCTAAGACCAGTGAACCACACCTCATGGCTTTATATTGTTATTATCCACCCTGCCTTTGGAATGAGATCTCGTCCTTTGTATGGAAGAAGGAAACCTAAACCCGCTAGGATTAGTCTATGTTTGCACTTTGCAGAGTATCTCAAGTGCTTTCATTGTCATTAACTTCCACCCTGCCTTCTCTTTTGAGTTATGAAACGATTCCTGATGATGCTTATGACTTTCAGCTTAGGCAACCTGCCCCGGGGATCCAGAATATTGGGATGATTGGTTCCCTTAATGCGTCTCAGATGAGACCAGGATCAATATCTAGTTCGCAACAGCCAAGGCCAGGTCTTCCATCATCAGCGACACCATCTTCATCTGGTAGCCAAATGCCAGGTTCACAAGTAAGAAGCCTGTTAGGCTGTTACTTGCAATGATGTAGTCTAGTTTATCTCTAGGCATTTCATTGTTGTGTTTCGGTTATATGCAAAATGTGTGATTATGTAATTTTTTTTTGTTCATCTCAATGTTGGTGCAGACATGAAAGAATATCTACATACCTTCTAAATGTGGATCAATCATTTGTAATCCATAGAAGTATAGGTTGAATTCAGGCTTCTTGCCCCTTGATTGCTTCCACATATTGTATGCTGTACCATCAGATTAGGAGGGAATATACCAACTTCTTTATTGCAATTCATGTCATGTTGTGTGCTTGATTGACTTATTTTCCCACAGAAAACCCCCATGCATTCTTTAACAAGACCGATGTCTATGGGTTCCCCTGCGGCGGCTTTACAGCAAACTCCGGCAAATATGTCTTCACCATTTAGGCCACAACAAAGGCCACAAGTGCCACAACAAAGGCCACAAGTTCCACAACAAAGGCCACAAGTTCCACAACCAAGACCATACCATGCTGCACAATCTGCACCTATAGCTTCTCAACAGAATGCACTTTCAGGACAGCAGCAGCTACCTCAGCAGCAACTTTTGCAGCAGCAACCTCAACATCATCAgcagcaacatcagcagcagcagcagcaacagcaagttctacagcagcagcaacaacagcagcagcagcagcagcagcagcagcaacagcagcagcagcagcagcagcagcagcagcaaagtcaaCCACAAAGTTCCTCACAGCAAAATACAACACTGAAAAACCAGCAGCAAGCTGCCCGAACTCCTGTCTCATTGACTCAGAAGCCTGATTCTCCAGCCACACTACAAGCTACTAATATGCAGCTTGTGGACATGGCTTCCGCTGATGCAGCTTCTGGTGAATCTAGTAATCGGCTACTCTCCAAGAGGAGTATACATGATTTACTTGCACAGGTATGCGGTGTTTCCTGAGCTGCAGTTGAGAGAAGGTGCAAGGTTATGCAATTCCAGATTTCCTTAGATCCTATATTTTCAGTTTTTCATACATCTCATTCCACTGATGTGATTAATGGCGTTTGTTAGCGTGTTATTCTGGTTCCAAAATATTTCCTTTTGCATATATGTCTGAAATGCTTGTTTTCTCTCTTCTCATACAATTTTATATTTAGCCTCATCTTTTGCTACCcctatgcatagttgcataaagAAAGACATGGTACTTAACACTTTGAAAGTTCAGCTATCCTTTTGTAAAATAAAAAACACTGGGTTTTATCCTCAgtagtaaaaagaaaaaaaatcatatttggaTCATATGTAGCAAAGGATGCCATATATAAATTATATAAATGAAACAAAGGGTGCCATATTTTGACATAGTTTTATGTAGCCTGCATGCATAGTGCATGGACCAAGCAAGGAACCTACATGTCACTGACATGTGGCCTGTCATTTTATCAAACACTATGTTTCATTTTATCAAATCCTCCTTCCTAAAATTGCGCTATTGATTTAAGTGCTTAGAATGACCTGTGTTAAATCTATTCCAGTGATGGTTGAACTTAAGTACGGTTTTAGTGGAACAGTAATTACTCTTGGAAATACTTGCACAAGATATTTTTGTTGAGTTTACAGTACTCAGCATGAGCTCTGTAGGATCGTAAACATCACTTGGGCTGACCGATTTAACGATTAATTGACTCTCGTACTAGTTTTCTGTAGTTGTGCATTTCACTTTGTAGCAGTAAAAGTGCCAACCTTTCTTATAATTTGTTCGCACAGATCGACCCTTCGGAAAGGCTGGATCCTGATGTTGAAGATGTTCTTATTGACATTGCAGAAGATTTTATTGAATCTGTAGGTTTTTTGaccctttcttctttttttcgtTTGGTGATTTTTATCCAAGGATAATTATTTTTCAGAATATGTTTTCCTTTTTTAAGAAAATACGCATGGtttctcaagcctttgtgcattcTGGATGATTTCTTATTAGCTATTTTGTTTTTGATAACTATTTTGAGCAGGTCGGAACATTTGCTTGTTCTTTAGCAAAGCATAGAAAGTCTACTACTCTGGAAGCCAAAGATGTACTCCTTCATGCAGGTACCTAATTATTTTGGCTTTTCTAGAATATTAATGCGCTTGTGCAATTACAGTTGATTTATAGTTTAATATCACCATTGCAGAGAGAAGCTGGAATATCACCTTGCCAGGTTTCACCGGGGATGAAATAAAACTATACAAGAAGCCGGTAATTCTTAACTTCACATATTCATTTCTTCCTTGTAGTTATTTATTTTGTAACCCATATTGACATTTCCTTGCCTCTTCTTGGTGTTCTGCAGCATGTCAACGATATTCACAGGGAGAGGCTTACTCTGGTACTTTTTTTTATCATCCTCACCACATCAACTATCCACCTTATTTCATGCATGATTACTTCTTGAACTATGGATATAATTCTCAGCCTCTGTCATTGGTTGGAAACATGATATTCGTAAACATATTATTGCGATTGCATCTACTCAAATATAACTTTTAGAGCTCCAAGGATCCCAATCTACATAAAATGATGTTTGAAAGAAAAAATGAACTAGCTATAAAACAGCGCACATCACTTAAGGCAGCCCTTCTGCATTTTCTGCATGTGCCTGAAGTAAGCCCTTCTGCATTTTCTGCATGTGCCTGAAGTAAGCCCTTCTGCATTTTCTGCATGTGCCTGAAGTATGATTAATATATCCGCTTTTGTTGGATATACTTCCATTGCATTTGGCATTGACATGTTAGTTTTTCTTTTACCTCAATCGGTACAGATCAAGAAGTCAATGGCGAGTGAAGGGAACATAAAGACGTCTGCTGCCCAAGTTACAGCCAACCAGAAAAATCAGACTCCAAAGCCACCTGCGACAGGTTCTCCGTGAATGGAAAACCACCTAGCCCTGGTTGTAGAGTGTGTAGCCTTGCAAACATAACATGCATAATATTTTTTGTAAAGCTGGAAGCATTACAGTGCTAAGTACTAACTAATATGTTTGTTCCGTAGTTTTATGGCATGTCTCAGTTGCAACCCTGCAAATTTAGACCCTGAACCTTGGTGAGGTATCCGCAGTACTTATCCATTACAGGATTTTGCTCAAGTGACTTTGTTCAGGCGTAGTTGAAGCAGGAGAAGCCTTGCCGTCTCAGCTACTCTGGCAATGGCTAAATATGTGTATATATGCTCATGGGTGCTGTTCTCAGATGTCCTGAATgagtgttattttactatttgaccTCAATCCAAGGTTTATTAGCACGGGCATGTCCAGTATTTGCATTTGCCACTGAATTAGTTTGTCTCTGACAAGGCCATAGTGACAGGAACACTGCATGAACTACCATTTGCTACTATATGTTCTGATAGGAATCCCAGGTAAAATGCCCTTGGGAACTTGGTTACCTGAAGATAGTGTTGATACACTCTTTTTCATTTCCCTAAATCAGGAGAATCCTTTTGGGGGCTTTTATCTGTGTTGCTTTGGAAGCGGGTCAGGACTCAGAAGAAACGCCAGTTTGGTATAGGTCCTTAAACAGTGCTACGCAACGTGACGTTATGAGTCAATAACATCTTAAACAGTGCTACGCAATGAGACATCATGAGTTGATAACATGTGGGAACGGTTACATGTTGTTCTGAGTCTTGAAACGCTGTCCCTCATGTAGGATAACCTAGGGTTTCCATTTTTTTCGATTTCTGGTGTCTCATGTCTGAGGCGTTGGACCTCTGGTTTAAAACCAATGAGACAGAATATCAAGCAATTCAAAAGCGTTCCATATGCTCTTGTGCAGTACAAAAACAAGACATAACAAAAAGATGGTGGTTCGCTGGAGCAGGCTGTGAGGCCCAAGCGGTCCAGATGTGCGGCGGCCCGTTATCCTTCCACCGTTGGAAGCGGGCAGTTGTCGCTGCTCTGTGAAACCAGCCTCTGGTTTAAAACCAATGAGACAGAATATCAAGCAATTCAAAAGCGTTCCATATGCTCTTGTGCAGTACAAAAACAAGACATAACAAAAAGATGGTGGTTCGCTGGAGCAGGCTGTGAGGCCCAAGCGGTCCAGATGTGCGGCGGCCGTTATCCTTCCACCGTTGGAAGCGGGCAGTTGTCGCTGCTCTGTGAAACCAGCCTCACGCTTTGCCTGCCATATGCTCTTGTGCAGTACAAAAACAAGACATAACAAAAAGATGGTGGTTCGCTGGAGCAGGCTGTGAGGCCCAAGCGGTCCAGATGTGCGGCGGCCGTTATCCTTCCACCGTTGGAAGCGGGCAGTTGTCGCTGCTCTGTGAAACCAGCCTCACGCTTTGCCTGCCACATCATGGACCGTGAGGCCCAGCCTTCGCACAGGCCCCAGCCGGTCCACTACTCAACTTGGAACGGGCGGGCCAGCAGTAGCACAACCGGACCAGGCCCACAGCACCGCAACAGCGTCCACACCACCTTAAAGCCCCCACTCGGGTTACAAGCTCGCGCAACTGAGCTCGGCGAGAATTAAGGCGGAGGCGGCTATTTAAACCGGTCGAACACACACTCggtaggcgaggtgggactaaacaagaCGGGGCGTTGCCGTTGCGTTCCGTTCCCGCTGCGGTGCGGCTTCCCGCTGAAGTTTTTTAGCGTGGGCTCTGGGCTTTCTCGTTTTGGGCTCGTGAAACGCATTGCGAGCAGGATTTTTCGTGTTCTCCTATGGATGGTTTATCTCCACGTTTGTCTGGAAAAAAAGGGTGCTTCTCCACGTCTGAGTCAGCCGGCAGCGACGTTCCGCTGTCCGTGTCATGGCTGACCTGTGACCTCCGAATCATTTTGTCCGGACCGGAGGTACGAGGCACGGCCACGGCGACCGACCGACCAACCATCGCGCCGAAAAGGGCAGCTGATGCTTCAGCTGAACCTCCGCGTGCGGCCGCGCGGGCGTCTGTCTGGTCTGCCGTCGGCCACCGCGCCCGGCGGCCGGTCGTTGTTGGGCTGTGGCCATGTCGTGCCGGAGGTCGGCATCCGTCGCCTGCCTTCCCCGGAGAAGGAACGAACGAACGGGACGGGAGGAAACAAGCGTCGCCTTCACAACGGAACGGAACGGGACGGGATGAGACGACCAGAGCGCTCGATCAGCTTATGATATGAGGCAATCAAATGTTGCAGCTAGCCCGATTTTCTGAGCAGctcaatcaagcttggggatcTCGGACGGTGCTTGTGTTTTACTCAAGGGTGATGACAAGAGAGTCTCGCTCTACCACGAGGGTAACTAAACAGGGAGCGATGTCCGGCACATTGGCCGGGTGCAGTGCTTAGCAACAAAATTTTCTGCTTGTCAGGTTCCACTTGTCGCCATCGTGATCAGTGTTAATTACTGCTGATCACACGACTAAAGAGCCTCGATCCCTCCTCCCATTACGGGTCGCGGCTGAACTGAACCTAATCCTCTGATCTCGAGAAAGCACCGAGCACGTCACGCCAAACCAGATGGGTGCTGTCGACGGAGCCCGATCATACTCAGAAAATATACATACACTGAACTTGCAGCAGGGAGCGTAACGCAGAAGCTAGCATCCGGATTCGACTGGGCCTATTCTTCTGTTGCCTTCGGCTCGTATGTAGAAGCACAGTGGTAGTAGCGCCACACACTGTAGTTCCGCATTAAGGCCGACTGTGTGAAGAGTGAAGACAGCTACCTTAGTCTGTCTCACGCACGCATTGTGTTTTATCATTGCGTGCAGCTTCGTTCAGATGCCGCAAACCCTACCCACGGATGGCTAGCTTGCGCCCACTCCCCGAGCCGCTGTAGATCAACCAGCCCATGGGTTCTTCCATCAGGTTGCAAGCCAGTGTACAGCATTTTTGTAGGTAATACACCAATTCGCACTTAGTATCTGCAGTGGCTGCCTACTACTGCATGTGTCCCTCGCCCGCTGATCACTGTTGCGGCATGATGCAGCAGAGCACCTCTCATGGAAGCATCAATTGGGCTTCGATCCTAGTCGTACGTGCAGCCTTGATTGTACTTAACGCGGACTGTGCTGCTGGGTGCTCACGCATTCAAGCCCTTAATCCGTCGACCAATCGGCAGGGAACAGGCTCATCGAGGCCTCTGTACCTACCTGTCCATCTCCGAGAGTGAGGCTCCCATATCCCTACCCGCCATCCCTCCATCTTTATCGAGCTTGCCATTCGTCCAAATGGATATGCACCTCCCCTCCGACCTTCGAGTAAGTAGTACTTTCCCCGTCCTAAAATAAATTTCTTACCTTCAATATAATTTTATATTAAAATCAGTTTAAAATTGACACATTCGTTttgagaggagaagaaggagaagagggccATGACTAAATCATTAGTATCCAGGGCGGATCTTATGTGTGAAATACCTGGCACAATATTGTCAAGATTCTGTCCGTTGGGGGGACGCTGTCCGACGGTTAAGTGTCGGACGAAACCAGTTGGTGCGCGCGTGCTAACTACTCCTAACTGACAGGGGTCGAGCTGGTTTACGCCCGTTGCCGGGTCAAGCAAGCCCATTGTTTTTGATGTTTTTTCCTTAAGAAGATAGCGTCCGCGCCACGACCCCCGTACTCTGCCACACTGCTCTCTGGTCAAATCCCGTATGCACATTTGCTGCAGCGTCTAACTGTCTTATCGTCTGCGTCTACATGCTCCCAGTCCCATACGCCTTCTCCACGATGTGATGTGCAGGAAGGAACAGACGCTCTCGATGGGGCAAGCGGCGCCATACCTGTCTCGCCAGGTGGCTCGGCTGTCGCTGTTGCTGGCGTTTCTTTATCAGACTCCGACGCCAGATGTCGCACGGGGCACCTAATAAGCGGCTAAACGTACCTTTCGCCAGTACTAATGGAAATGGAGGGAGCCTGGGACACGGGAACGGCCGCACTGGAGATCGGTCTCGCCGCTCTAGGAGTCGCTCGAGGACGTACCCTACCATGTGTGATTGCGTATGTGGTGGCAGGTAGGGCCGTCGCGCATATGCCTGTTTGGCTATGCAGCGGCTTGATTACGGTTGTAGGAGAGTGCCGGCCGTGGCACCCTGCTTCTTTCTTTTATCCATTTTTTTTCGATCCGTAGACTACCTAATGACGATTACAATCACCGAAGCGAGTTAAAGAGGCGTCGCCGTCATCACCccgtcatggtttatgtgatattggTTTCAGTGTTAGTGCTATACCGTTTACATTATATTaaaaaattatgcatgatatagcatcatctgagattgaagatattgatgtcactattaaactcaaccaatatcaaatcaataggaatatcaaccacaaccatctttagcgcctgcacacaaaagaacaaacaacttgcatccaacgcgggcaagagggttgtcaatcccattggtctcgttatttgcaagcaaatgtggTTTGtagataaaataaaagcaaataagtggcagcaaggtattaaaggttttagcaatatgttgtgaatagacctgggggccatagtttttcctaatgtcatctctcatgaaaataacacATGGTGcataaacaaattactcttggacaattgatagaagagcggatagttatgcgattttcatggtaatgatcatgtaaatataggcatcacgtccataaacaaataggctgactcctccctgcatctattactattactttacatcaagagcgcttctatgcttgcctttctacatattaagttcatgacaaacgaagtaatgcttggagaaagatggtacgatgtagacaaagtaaactcaaccaatatgaataaaccccatcgtgttaCCCTTAGTAGGAGCAATACAAAGACACAACTTCTCCCCTTCGGTCACTGGGATACAGAAACTCGccaagttgaacctactacaacacacctctctcacctaaGAAATAtgagtctagttggccaaactatttcaataaatCAGGGAGAATTACGAagttatcataatcatgcacataagaatcatactatatatcagaggagactcaaatatttatcatgaataatcatgcacataagactcaaatatttatcatgaatagtccgttacgggggccacaagccatcagggcgcacccCCTAGGGcgggccctgttggcttgtggggccctcgtgtaccCTCATGCCTCCTTCCGATGCACCACGTTCttgttttggtctagaaaaaatacacaaaaaatttcaggtcaattggactttgtttggtattgaaaacctgaaaagtggaaaaacacagAGAAAATAGCAATTGGCACTCGGCATTGGGTCaacaggttagtgctaaaaaataatatgaattggtAGGTAAGTACATAAAAAGTGTTTTAAAATGataaataatagcatggaacaataaaaaattatagatacattgagaCGTATCACAAACCGTGatgctatttcaccacttgggattgttagagatgttaaagtattgtgtggaaaagtcaagtatccactgatttcctagtacttggtttagaaaaagataaattttgtcccatcatatttggtatatctttcttgaatactattaatgctgaaattaagtgTGCTACCGAGAAGGTCAAAGTAAGCTATAATGATATGTATCATGAGTTTAATGTCTCTAAGTTTACTAAATAGCCACATGAAAAAGAACTGCATAATaatgatgaaataattggtcttgttcttattattgtacCTCATACTCATccgctagaacaatatttgctcgaTCAAGAAAATGATACGGTTTTGCtgaaactcagctagctgagttccAAATTTAGCATCATTCAGTGTATTGGTCATTGAATGTTGTTTCATGTCACGATTTGTGTGCTTTCTAGCTTTTTTCTTGTGCGTTTCCTAGCTGGGCAGGTTGTGTATCAGGCTGCTGTGTGTTGTTTGGAGCTCTTTTCTTCAGCTAGCGGCCCGTTTCTCCTAGCCGTTTATTTCCAGCCCCCTTGGCCCACTGCATCATTGCATACAAGAACCGCTGCCTTTCTTATCCATTTTAgtattttttgtttcctttttctttcattattttttattttctcatgtagttatttattttttacttttcCTTCCATGAGTTTTTTAATCTTTACGTGTAGCTCTTCCATGACATTAATATttaaagtcgggtcgcaactgcaaatATTTGAAGTTGGGTCGCAACTATAGGTATTCAAAGTCGGATGACAACTGCATGTATTTGAATTCGGccgcaattgcaagtattcaaagtcgggtcgcaattACAAGTATTCAAAGTTTAATCGCAACTGCAAATATTCAAAGTCAcgtcgcaattgcaagtattcgAAGTCGGGTCacaactgcaagtattcaaagtaggatcgcaattgcaagtatttaAAGTCTAATCGTAACTGCAAATATTCAAAGTCAGATGGCAATTGCAAGTATTCGAAGTCGGgccgcaactgcaagtattcaaagtaggGTTGCAATTGGTTGTTGTTCAGTTCAGAACAACAcgttagcactggtccacccacataccaaattatcaaaatagCAAATGCAAATCAACTCAAAATGACGAACATGACTAAACATAAATCCTCATGTGTCCTCGGCagcgcttgcttaatataagTGTACTTTCAcgcctgtcctttgctataaaaaagattgggctactttgctgcacctttgctaatattgttacttgtcacttgttacgaattatcttgttacaaaactatctatcagtgccatttacaacacttgcagataattccttgctgaaaatcgcttgtcattttcttctgctcTTCGTtaagtttgacactcttacttattgaaaggactacgattgatctcctataaTTTTGGGTCACGAGATCTCCTCCTTCATCCACACATGGTGGAGGACGAAGACCTTAGAAACCATGGGCGGCTGTGCCACGATCCAGAGGGAGATCTTTTATGTTATGCTTCAAatttaaatataaaaatattCTATATCACTAATCTTTCTAGGATTGAAGGCCTCACAATCAAATAAGGTCTCCGATTGGAATTTGATCATCCGATTTCGATCGGGTCAACAATTTTTCAAACCCACTCATTTAGTTTTTTACTATATACCATGATTCCTATTTTTTAAATATTAACAATTAATTTAGGCTTCAATTTAGACAATGGTCATCCGATTTTGACcgggtcaacaatttctcaaggaTCTCTcctattttattattttaattcTCTATGCCCCTTCATTTTAAAGCTTTTTCATTCCAAATCCTGTTTTGAATTGCTAGCCAAATCGTAGTGGACATGGATCCTATGAATTGAGCCCTATAAGTGGAGGTCGCCGAGTACTCTCCGTTTGCCTAGAATTTCCATGTTATGTCGTACAGGATGTCCGGCTGTAGTTGTATGCCTTGCAGCCAGATCCATAGGCCAATGTACTCCACAATGTGTCATACCGTCAGGTTGATGGAGGGGTTAATCATGCACACCCAGGCACCATCC
Coding sequences within:
- the LOC123444843 gene encoding transcription initiation factor TFIID subunit 12 codes for the protein MDTPAPTQPDASAPPPPPSTAAAAPPAAPSTNPAPPVSTAAQPTSDPTPAPAPVPAPAPAPAPAPAPAQTLEPPTPIPATARPPAPRMRPPYTHLASPITMSSSSSAAAAGPSSTTSAMARGGVAIGLPAHPRGAQTPMGYTGFVPPPPLAHQFSAMHRGPDQTPLPTPQLRQPAPGIQNIGMIGSLNASQMRPGSISSSQQPRPGLPSSATPSSSGSQMPGSQKTPMHSLTRPMSMGSPAAALQQTPANMSSPFRPQQRPQVPQQRPQVPQQRPQVPQPRPYHAAQSAPIASQQNALSGQQQLPQQQLLQQQPQHHQQQHQQQQQQQQVLQQQQQQQQQQQQQQQQQQQQQQQQQQSQPQSSSQQNTTLKNQQQAARTPVSLTQKPDSPATLQATNMQLVDMASADAASGESSNRLLSKRSIHDLLAQIDPSERLDPDVEDVLIDIAEDFIESVGTFACSLAKHRKSTTLEAKDVLLHAERSWNITLPGFTGDEIKLYKKPHVNDIHRERLTLIKKSMASEGNIKTSAAQVTANQKNQTPKPPATGSP